In the genome of Candida dubliniensis CD36 chromosome 3, complete sequence, the window TGGCAAGTTGGTAGCATATTCGTTAAAATCGGTGgtgaaatatttcaatcTGCAATATCTCactcaatttttcaatgattgTTTTCAATCTGAGATTGAGActtgattgataattagGCTAGAAAATGGGTAAATTACATAGTTCGTTACTTTCttcaaaacaattatatcaattttttttattttgtacatttttcattaactTACATAACATTATAAACAgatgaaaaaatatatgtatatatagtAAAACCATCATATAGTAAGATATTTCAATAATCAACTCTTATCAAAAGAGTACAATTAATATGCCCGAgtttatttctttcattcaatttatttggaTAAAATTTCAGCAGTTTCATCAGtcttttcaaatctttctCTGGCTTCCAAAGATGGTCTGTTCAACATAGCTTCTAAAGCAGCAGAGTATGGAGCTTTAGTCTTTGATGGTGGGTTTTGGGCCTTGACCAAGTCAAAGTAATTTTCATAGATATCACCATCATATCTACCAATAGCAGAGTTGACAATCATATCGGATTGTTGGAAGGAATCAGTGTAAGCAACAACGTTTGGTCTAACTTCAGCACATAATTTTGGAATTTGAACAGAAGCCAAGTCAGTGATGGCTTTAGTAGAAGCAACATTGAAAGTTAAGAAAACACCAGCAAACTTGTCCAAAACAACAGTAGCACCGTATAATTTAGCAATGGTGAGCAAATATGGAACCAAATCTTTTTGGTCGAATTCGTTAACTCTTCTAACGTATTCAGTCAACAGGTAATGGTGAGCTTTCAATTTAGAAAGTTGAACCAACTCAGCACCAACGAAATCCAAAGATTCCTTTCTGACAGTAGTTGCAGCTTCTTGGGCTAATCTGATGATAGCAACTTCAATGGCCTTGATAACCTTGTTGACATCATCCAAGTCAGCAACACTATCCAACACAACCTTCGAACTGTTGGAACCAGTGTattcttttaattgattcaagaAAGCAGTAGAGCCTCTAACTTTCTTGCCTTTATCCTCAAGATTGATAACTTCTCTGACAATTGGTTTACCAACACTCATACCCAAGACATTGTTGTCACCTTCCCAAGTACATTGGACAACCCAGTCATTGTAAGCTTTACCGAAACCATTGTATGACGAGTAACCGTGACCACCACAAGCTTGTCTACATTGGTCAATAGCTTCAGCTGCCAACCAAGTAGCAGTAGATTTCAATGAACCTGAATCAACAAACAAGGATTTCATGTCATCAatagatttgaaaatggCACGTTGATCTCCTTTGGCGACAGCTTGATCCAATTCTTCCAAAGTGGTTTCAATAGTATGTTCAATTTTAAGGGCACCAGCAGAAATAACATAAGCAGCAGCCAAGTATGGGAATAATCTCTTTTGGTGTAATGGGTAATCTATTAATTGAGTTTCCAAAGCATTTGGATCATTTTGGTCAACATTGTCACCTTTGAATTGTCTTCTACCAATAGCATATCTCAAGGCAATGGTGGACATTCTTGCTAACATTCTATAGGAGTCCAAAACCATCATAACTCTACCACCTAATAAAGCAGAATACGACAATTGTTCTAATGGAGGCAAGACAACTTCACCGTCAGCAGAAACTTTACAGAACTTTTGCAACATAAAGAATCTTGGGATTCTGACATTGGAGAATTGAATCCAACCATTGTCAATACCGTCTCTACCCATCTTGGCACCAATATCACCAACAGTGACACCTGGCATAAGGTCGTGGTTGGAGTCTCTCAATGGGACAACAAAAGTTTTGACACCATAATCTTcaccatcaacaattaatcTGGCATAAACAGAACAATGAGTAGCAGAGTGGGCAGCACCACCAATCCACCATTTGGTGGCACCAACGTGTGGAGTATTAAtaacaaattcatcattttctttgtcaAAAGTAGCAGTGGTTTCTAAACCAGCAACATTGGAACCGTGGGCCAATTCAGTCATACCAAAACAACCGTAAATACCTTTGATATTAGAAGTTTCCTTATCAAAAGCCCAGTATTTTAATTGTTCAGCAGTACCGTTACCTCTAATACAAGAAAGGAATAAACCCAAGTTAACACCAATTCTGGTACCGACTTGTGGGTCGAAAACACCAACCAATGATAATCGCTTGTTGAATGTGTCAATAGAGTCAGTTTCTCTGTATCTAGCTAATCTGTTGATTTTCACAGCGGTTAATTCTCTTTGTTGGTCTTTGGTTAAGTCGTAGTAAGAACCATCAGTGAATAAGACAGGGTCTCTTTCCATTTGTTGGGCCAAACCTTTGAACAATTCAGATCTCTCTTTAGAACCTTCCAAAAAGTAGTTCATCTTTTCAGGGTTAAATTTGGAGTTGGCTCTTTCAGTTTGGATTGAGCTTCTTGGGTCTGGACCTTGTGCCAAACTgacatttttctttgtgaAAGACATTATTCCGTTTTCTTAATATGTAATATGTGAAATGTTAATGAACGAAATAAATAGATatgaatcaaaattgatttatcaaataaaatgaatatatattaagaaaaaaaaaaaaggaaagaaaaaaccaaataaGAGTTGGAAATTTAGCAAAGTGGGAAAAATGGTGTtgattttatatatttattttatcaCAAGAAGAGGTTCTTGAACAATTAGAacagtaaaaaaaaaaaaaaaaaaaaaaagaaaagaattagGCAGAGATAAAATTCACAAGTTGATAATTCGCGGGggaataatcaatttagagagtgaaagaaaaagaaaaagaaaaagaaaagccTTTTGCTCCACAAACAAATTTCACACAACAACACCGAAAACATATTGTATTCAATCAATGTATATGTTTCTTCCATCAATGGTAGTGAAGCtagtcttttttttttatatataattgtATGATCATTACTTCATAGTTTCACTAGCCGACAGTGTTCTTGATTCTTGCATTTAAGGTTAATTTCTACGCCAGTTTAAGTCACCTATGAACGCAATCTTATTTTATGCTCGGTTaatcattaaaaaaaattacacCGAAGATAATTTGACAAACAAATGGCactatatttttttttaccacTCTTGTAGTAACTCCGCTAACAGTTGGAATTATCTCCATTAAACAGAAAAAGTGTGGGGGAAAAACTGCGATAAAATTCTCCCATTCCgcaaagagaaagaaagagaaaaataaaaataaaaattagAATAACAAAATCCGTTGTTATGAAATTTACTACCGAGGAGCTCAAGTTCACATGCAACCGAGGTCCAATTTATACACGTGACATCAAACatctttcaaaatttgataatatacaaagttgaaaaactattttttttaccttAATTTGAACTCCGTAAAATAAAGTTAATGTTACTGTAGTTTTACTCTGGTTCTCTATGATCTTTGGTAgaaatatcattatcaaaacaCTGATAAAACACTAATTTTAGTGCCGATTTCGAGGATAAAGAAAGGGTGAGAAGGAGAAAGGGATAAACTGAATCCTTGTCCCCTCAATAGCCACGTTGAAACAATACAagaacaataaataaaagtTCATAATCGATTGACTACTATAGTGTTGTGTTTTCTAACATCCCATCAGCAATATTTGTGGCCTGATTcaggaaaagaaaatcttgATTATTATCCGTTGCCACCcctgaaaaatatttttcactTCAAAGTGAGAGTTGTTAGTAGTTACCGGTATTGTATGATCTTTGATAACTGCCAGATAGCGCGAATGTACATTTTACGTTTAAGAACCCCcacaaaataatttttggtGATGAGAAAGAGATCAAAAACTCttttaaaataaatcagctgtttatttttgataGCAATAATATTACTAAGATGAATTTTGCAACCGTCAATGTTAGAAACGGTACATATTTAGATTTGCAATACGTAGGAGTTGGATGACCTCATTAGTTTCCATAGTTTGTTTTCCAATTTGCATATGAATTTTTCGTTTTTATGGAACTGGTAGTGGCGAATTGATCAAACTAACAAGACTgaggaaaaaaaagtagGGTGTAATCTCTGTCAATACAACcttcatcattaacaaTATGTAAAAATGACCACCAATGGTAGAACAGGATCAATAGCTACAATTGTCTAAACCGGAAGAATAACTCCTTTATTTGACTTATACGATTGATTTCACTTTTAAGTTCAGTAGTGCTCCTGTGGCACGCCGAATATCCAAGTAACTTTGTGGTTCTTGTTCCctgttttttatttttttttttttttgcagctATTTACGAACATGTCTAGCCGATTCCATATCATCGAGATCACCCCATAAACTCTAATTTCTACTCGGGGaggtttcttctttcaagGTTTTgacaatttgaaaatcaagaaacTTACTGGATGAGTAACGCAtatgttattatttttaaccCAACAAGTCGATATTACGAAACCAAACAAAcgtcaataataaaatactCCGACATTGGCAATTAATGTGACCattgattgaaattagCATTCAACTTTACTCAAAAAAATCAGAGGGCAACTCAAGTATGATAGTTTTTGTCTTTGTCAGCATGCTGtttttgctgttgttgttggtattgCTGTTGTTCCAATCCTAAAAATTCAACTCTTCTCTGCCGATTTTTCTCTCCTTTTCTATACAACTGGTATAATACGTGTGAATTGTACTTAAACTGCTTTGTAAATATGTATCCAGATAATTCTAATAGAAATGccaaatttatatttatgcCACAATATGATGTCCATTTTTGAATCGACTTGACTTGACTCACCATATTTTTCTGTTCTTCTGGTGATAATGAATGATAActtaaatgaaaatttgggatctttttcaaatcatcaattatcaaaagtCGTATTTCTGTATAAATGCCCAATAAGTTAATTATCAATAGGAATCTTTTCGCTGATTGATAATACTCTTCATCCACTGTTGatttgttaataataacatcTTGACATTTGAATGCAAAACTTCCAATTGAAGTGGAATCCTTAATAAGTTTATGTAGGCTTTTGTAGTCATTGGTTGCTTGCTTCCACGTTTGTTCATGATTCAGATGCTCCATTTGTCTTTCTTCGGACAAAATAAAGCGCAAATAGAGTATATTAACAATGAAAACTTTGTAAATTGTAGTTTGAATAAATAGAATATGAATAAATCAAACCGGAAAAAATGTAATGATATGTTGACTATCCAGCCATATATTTTTCggaaaaaatcaattggcCGATTGGGTTGGATATTCTAAGCGAAAGGAGTGCTTTTGATGTATTCTGTATTATAGTAATTTGAATCCAAGATGGTTCTTATTAAACATTAACTGCTTACCTCGAAACAATTGagataaattcaattacccttaattattttatacAATTCTCTCTAAGAAGATCTCTTTACTGATTTAATTTGTGAATCATTTATATGTAAATGCAATTATAATCAGATGATCAATTCATCCAAgaaaaattcttcaaacCCTAAAGTTTTACTATTAAATTTACAACAGGAAACAATTAATCTTGTAAAACAAATCTGCCTACGTCTTTAACAAGAGTGTTCAGGGTTCTAGACCCCAACCCACAAagtaaattgaattatataaaGTTGATTagttaatgaaaaaaaaggggCAAAAAAGTGAAAGTTGATTGGTCATTTCATAAAAATTAGAGAATGTGTGGATATAAAACTCCGTTTCTAGAACTTCCGCAAATGCATAATGCCACTCCCTATTTcaagtaaaaaaaagaaagactcgtattattttgaaacaatCACACCATGGTCTTAACCTTTTTGTGTCCAGGTACTGCCCTGCTTTGAATGAGAAGGATGTAATTTACCCTGTCATAAACAGAAATGTAAGAGATAAAGTACAGACTTTTTACTTTGCAAAATTTGTTGAGGAAGAATCTACCGACAAATCCAGCTTCTATGTTTAAATGAAACTACGAACAATACCAATCCAccaattgatataatttgaaacaacGCATTGCTCAATGTAATAAGAGCGATAGAACTTCAACCATAAACAAAGTACGGCACATCAAGACTAATGTGACTGTATTGTTAGAGGGACTTGCACGACCAACTCACAACTCCTTAGTACTAAGTAGCAGTTGATTTCGTCCATTACTTTCTTTGAGGTTGAGCATTACGATAGAGAGTTCAAACTAGCTGATCAAATAATTCCAGTGTTTTGACATGATATAGACTTTACCAAGTTCCAAGAAATACATTTAGAAGTAATTTTAAACATACCTTTAACTCGACTCTTCTTATATATTCCCTTTTGAAAATACAATTTACTCTATAATGCTAGCACGTTTCTTGACTTTCTAATGAACAAATTTATATTGCACCTAAATATATACACGGATAAGATAAACTCATGAAATAACCAGCAGTTTCAATCTCTTTGTAGATTGCTTATAATTGTGG includes:
- the POX1 gene encoding fatty-acyl coenzyme A oxidase, putative (probably involved in the fatty acid beta-oxidation pathway), with the translated sequence MSFTKKNVSLAQGPDPRSSIQTERANSKFNPEKMNYFLEGSKERSELFKGLAQQMERDPVLFTDGSYYDLTKDQQRELTAVKINRLARYRETDSIDTFNKRLSLVGVFDPQVGTRIGVNLGLFLSCIRGNGTAEQLKYWAFDKETSNIKGIYGCFGMTELAHGSNVAGLETTATFDKENDEFVINTPHVGATKWWIGGAAHSATHCSVYARLIVDGEDYGVKTFVVPLRDSNHDLMPGVTVGDIGAKMGRDGIDNGWIQFSNVRIPRFFMLQKFCKVSADGEVVLPPLEQLSYSALLGGRVMMVLDSYRMLARMSTIALRYAIGRRQFKGDNVDQNDPNALETQLIDYPLHQKRLFPYLAAAYVISAGALKIEHTIETTLEELDQAVAKGDQRAIFKSIDDMKSLFVDSGSLKSTATWLAAEAIDQCRQACGGHGYSSYNGFGKAYNDWVVQCTWEGDNNVLGMSVGKPIVREVINLEDKGKKVRGSTAFLNQLKEYTGSNSSKVVLDSVADLDDVNKVIKAIEVAIIRLAQEAATTVRKESLDFVGAELVQLSKLKAHHYSLTEYVRRVNEFDQKDLVPYLLTIAKLYGATVVLDKFAGVFLTFNVASTKAITDLASVQIPKLCAEVRPNVVAYTDSFQQSDMIVNSAIGRYDGDIYENYFDLVKAQNPPSKTKAPYSAALEAMLNRPSLEARERFEKTDETAEILSK
- a CDS encoding conserved hypothetical protein (possibly Candida-specific), translated to MEHSNHEQTWKQATNDYKSLHKLIKDSTSIGSFAFKCQDVIINKSTVDEEYYQSAKRFLLIINLLGIYTEIRLLIIDDLKKIPNFHLSYHSLSPEEQKNMVSQVKSIQKWTSYCGININLAFLLELSGYIFTKQFKYNSHVLYQLYRKGEKNRQRRVEFLGLEQQQYQQQQQKQHADKDKNYHT